The Streptomyces spororaveus genome includes a region encoding these proteins:
- a CDS encoding type II toxin-antitoxin system PemK/MazF family toxin: MQRGEVWWVQFDERRLVVLLSGDDTSGIRVMQVVAPAGVDIRGLGIEVTVGTGEGLPFEGVLRLAFPRPGFTPCTWLTTVSRDDLIERAAVLSSVKLSEIDDALRLAEQAQVRTPATTAKLSEIRDALRLGELG; this comes from the coding sequence GTGCAACGTGGAGAAGTCTGGTGGGTTCAGTTCGACGAGCGGAGGCTGGTCGTACTGCTGTCGGGAGATGACACGTCCGGGATCCGGGTGATGCAGGTCGTCGCTCCGGCGGGCGTCGACATCAGAGGTCTGGGCATCGAAGTGACAGTCGGCACCGGTGAAGGACTGCCGTTCGAAGGCGTGCTGCGGCTCGCGTTCCCGCGTCCAGGCTTCACCCCGTGCACGTGGCTGACCACTGTGTCCCGGGACGACCTGATAGAGCGGGCGGCCGTCCTGTCCTCCGTGAAGCTCAGCGAGATTGACGACGCCCTCCGACTCGCTGAACAAGCGCAGGTGCGGACCCCGGCCACGACCGCGAAGCTCAGCGAGATAAGGGATGCCCTCCGTCTCGGTGAACTCGGGTAG
- a CDS encoding isoamylase early set domain-containing protein produces the protein MLERKQLKGRTQVTFILPEDAPDGPVSVVGDFNHWNPAAHPLEPRGDGTRAATVALPARSAHSFRYLAAGDYWFDDEHADSHDGTNSRLHT, from the coding sequence TTGCTCGAACGCAAGCAGCTCAAGGGCCGTACCCAGGTCACCTTCATCCTCCCCGAGGACGCCCCGGACGGGCCGGTCAGCGTGGTCGGGGACTTCAACCACTGGAACCCCGCCGCCCACCCCCTGGAGCCCCGCGGTGACGGCACCCGCGCCGCGACCGTCGCCCTGCCCGCCCGCAGCGCGCACTCCTTCCGCTACCTCGCAGCCGGCGACTACTGGTTCGACGACGAACACGCCGACAGCCACGACGGCACCAACAGCCGCCTCCACACCTGA
- a CDS encoding IS5 family transposase (programmed frameshift), whose product MVERLVPNGLWELFQRVVPAAPVRPQGGGRRRYGDRQVLAAIVFVATTGCTWRQLPPGFGPSGPTAHRRFTEWSQARVWGKLHRLVLDELGARGGLDWSRCAIDSVNMRAPKGDLTGPNPVDRGKKRSKIHLITERTGLPLSIGISAANTHDSQGLEPLVRGIPPIRSRRGPRRRRPAKLHGDKGYDYDRLRAWLRSRNITPRIARRVIESSQRLGRHRWTVERTVAWLSGCRRPHRRHERKAEHFLAFAGIAAALICYRRLTT is encoded by the exons ATGGTGGAGCGTCTGGTTCCAAACGGGTTGTGGGAGTTGTTCCAGCGGGTGGTTCCGGCGGCGCCGGTGCGGCCGCAGGGAGGGGGACGGCGCCGGTATGGGGACCGGCAGGTGCTGGCTGCCATCGTGTTCGTGGCCACTACCGGCTGCACGTGGCGGCAACTGCCGCCGGGCTTCGGCCCGTCCGGACCGACCGCGCACCGCCGCTTCACCGAGTGGAGCCAGGCCCGAGTATGGGGCAAGCTCCATCGCCTGGTCCTTGACGAGCTCGGCGCACGCGGCGGACTGGACTGGTCGCGGTGTGCGATCGACTCGGTGAACATGCGGGCCCCCAAA GGGGACCTGACGGGTCCGAATCCTGTGGATCGCGGCAAGAAGAGATCAAAGATCCACTTGATCACGGAGCGGACCGGTCTGCCCCTCTCCATCGGGATCTCGGCTGCGAACACCCACGACAGCCAGGGTCTGGAGCCTCTGGTGCGGGGCATCCCGCCCATCCGGTCCCGCCGCGGGCCGCGCCGCCGGCGACCGGCCAAGCTGCACGGCGACAAGGGCTACGACTACGACCGGCTGCGCGCGTGGCTCCGCTCCCGCAACATCACACCACGCATCGCGCGCCGGGTCATCGAATCCTCCCAGCGCCTTGGCCGTCACCGTTGGACCGTGGAGCGCACGGTGGCCTGGCTGTCCGGATGCCGCCGTCCTCACCGTCGCCACGAGCGGAAGGCCGAACACTTCCTGGCGTTCGCCGGCATCGCCGCCGCCCTGATCTGCTACCGCAGGCTGACAACCTGA
- a CDS encoding SMI1/KNR4 family protein encodes MTDYLAAAMAMLGPAQNRYADPAAWDKLHAEVGIRLPTDYQTLVDAYAPIQLNGHLYLHHPATERWNLGQDIRDTVRAWSEVSWDGLDPEEDPRLLFGLTELSFGTRDGLWPIAGTDRGETIFLVVANATAPWLLTEDGEGGWARYDMSFAEWLYRYLMGEDMAGPNTSAFYPGPVQLRRLPMTADERPEPWSGPDRGM; translated from the coding sequence ATGACCGACTACCTGGCCGCCGCCATGGCGATGCTCGGCCCTGCCCAGAACCGCTACGCGGACCCCGCCGCCTGGGACAAGCTCCACGCAGAAGTCGGCATCCGGCTGCCGACCGACTACCAGACCCTCGTGGACGCATACGCTCCCATCCAGCTCAACGGCCACCTGTACCTGCACCACCCCGCGACCGAACGCTGGAATCTGGGCCAGGACATACGGGACACGGTCCGCGCCTGGTCAGAGGTGTCCTGGGACGGCCTCGACCCGGAGGAGGACCCTCGGCTGCTTTTCGGACTCACGGAGTTGAGCTTCGGCACCCGCGACGGACTGTGGCCGATCGCGGGCACAGACCGAGGCGAGACGATCTTCCTCGTCGTTGCGAACGCCACGGCCCCCTGGCTCCTGACCGAAGACGGCGAAGGCGGCTGGGCACGGTACGACATGAGCTTCGCCGAATGGCTCTACCGCTATCTCATGGGCGAAGACATGGCCGGCCCCAACACCTCCGCCTTCTACCCCGGCCCGGTACAGCTGCGCCGTCTTCCGATGACCGCCGACGAACGGCCAGAGCCGTGGAGCGGGCCAGACCGCGGCATGTAA
- a CDS encoding Asp23/Gls24 family envelope stress response protein yields MTAPHPEDIQQAVAAAALAAPGVAALQPALADRLALAASRAITARTTSHHEASGIRCEHTSEGGWHVEVRCILHADRRVVDIARQVREDVRTAVTACLTQHGTPKPVTVLVTVTRTV; encoded by the coding sequence ATGACCGCCCCCCACCCTGAGGACATCCAGCAGGCGGTAGCCGCAGCAGCCCTTGCTGCTCCCGGTGTCGCCGCACTCCAGCCCGCGCTCGCCGACAGGCTGGCTCTCGCAGCCTCCCGCGCCATCACGGCAAGAACCACCTCGCATCACGAGGCGTCCGGGATCCGCTGCGAACACACCTCGGAAGGCGGATGGCACGTGGAAGTGCGCTGCATCCTGCACGCTGACCGTCGCGTCGTCGACATCGCCCGACAGGTTCGCGAGGACGTGCGGACCGCAGTCACCGCCTGTCTGACCCAACACGGCACACCCAAACCCGTCACCGTCCTGGTGACGGTCACCCGCACCGTTTGA
- a CDS encoding RNA polymerase sigma factor, translated as MRNRTRPPLPHGADFSLRPAPQPIADVAADRDTPGDLDDSALAVRASEGDEEAFAVLVRRHGGRLVALAQHLLGNRADAEDAVQDSFLSAWRRLPEFRHGASFGTWMYRIVTNRCLNTLRHRPCPLPLDVVPEPAAADADSSPPLVAEADAATAALARALMELRPELRVCWVLRELHGLHYEEIAHVVGTSEQTVRGRLFRARRALMEAMRPWR; from the coding sequence ATGCGCAACCGGACGAGACCCCCGCTCCCGCACGGCGCAGACTTCTCGCTGCGGCCGGCGCCGCAGCCGATCGCCGACGTCGCCGCGGACCGGGACACTCCCGGCGACCTGGACGACAGTGCCCTGGCGGTACGGGCTTCCGAAGGGGATGAAGAAGCCTTCGCCGTGCTGGTGCGTCGGCACGGTGGCCGCCTGGTCGCCCTCGCCCAGCATCTGCTCGGCAACCGGGCAGACGCCGAGGACGCCGTCCAGGACTCCTTCCTCAGCGCCTGGAGGCGGCTGCCGGAATTCCGCCACGGCGCCTCGTTCGGCACCTGGATGTACCGCATCGTCACGAACCGCTGCCTCAACACTCTGCGTCACCGGCCCTGCCCTCTGCCCCTGGACGTCGTCCCCGAACCCGCTGCCGCGGACGCGGACAGCTCACCGCCGCTCGTGGCTGAGGCGGACGCAGCGACGGCGGCCCTGGCGCGAGCGCTTATGGAACTGCGCCCCGAGCTGCGCGTGTGCTGGGTCCTGCGGGAGCTGCACGGCCTGCACTACGAAGAGATCGCCCACGTGGTGGGCACCAGCGAACAAACGGTGCGCGGCAGACTCTTTCGCGCACGGCGCGCTCTGATGGAGGCGATGCGCCCATGGCGCTAG
- a CDS encoding Asp23/Gls24 family envelope stress response protein has protein sequence MSDTINPTAGGIESRPAGKALKGHTGAGTAPETRGRTTIADSVVEKIVGMATREVPGIHSLGSGMARTLGAVTDKVPGGRPSVSRGVKVEVGERQAAVDLAVVVEYGVAIVDIAADVRTSVITAVERMTGLEVVEVNITVADVHLPDEKDDEEGEGRVQ, from the coding sequence ATGTCGGACACCATCAACCCCACGGCGGGCGGGATCGAGTCGCGCCCTGCCGGCAAGGCGCTAAAGGGCCACACCGGCGCCGGGACGGCTCCCGAAACGCGGGGCCGGACGACCATCGCCGACAGCGTCGTCGAAAAGATCGTAGGAATGGCCACCCGCGAGGTGCCGGGCATCCACAGCCTCGGCTCCGGCATGGCCCGCACGCTCGGGGCTGTGACGGACAAGGTCCCCGGGGGACGTCCAAGCGTGTCCCGCGGCGTGAAGGTCGAGGTGGGCGAACGGCAGGCCGCCGTCGATCTCGCCGTCGTCGTGGAGTACGGCGTTGCCATCGTGGACATCGCCGCCGACGTCCGCACCAGCGTCATCACGGCCGTGGAACGCATGACCGGCCTGGAGGTCGTCGAAGTGAACATCACCGTCGCCGACGTCCACCTGCCCGACGAGAAGGACGACGAGGAGGGCGAGGGCCGCGTGCAGTGA